From the Solanum lycopersicum chromosome 10, SLM_r2.1 genome, one window contains:
- the LOC101249768 gene encoding serine/threonine-protein kinase-like protein CCR1: MSGGEIIIIYNVVLSILAIIIICLVILLFICCKKKPIKAEETLPTKQIACSYSLMDIHGATDGFNYRRIIGQGRIGSVYVGILPNGDQQVAIKRIHPRLVLSNAGFGFTSMMKWLSLAYHPNIVPILGFSEGPGERIVVMEFGGMLSLDFYLHQNRDHDDGGGGGGGTSLLDWNCRLRVAAGIARGIEYLHEVMVPHIVHGCIKPSNILIDVNFCARVCDYGLYTFLTCYDKRQLGLMGYVDDEYWIGNEKKGFSKESDVYGLGVVLLELLSGRKCDQESLLVKWALPLIKEMKFGEFLDNRLMLPNDIRPLVRLAKVALACVGNSRKNRPSIVQVANILNSLEVGLL, encoded by the coding sequence atgaGTGGTGGAgagattataattatttataatgttgTTTTGTCTATACTTGCAATTATCATCATATGTCTTGTTATCCTACTCTTCATTTGTTGCAAGAAAAAACCAATCAAAGCTGAAGAAACTCTTCCAACAAAGCAAATTGCATGTTCTTATTCATTAATGGACATTCATGGAGCAACGGATGGATTCAATTATCGAAGAATCATCGGTCAAGGACGTATAGGGAGTGTATATGTAGGTATATTACCTAATGGAGATCAACAAGTAGCTATAAAAAGGATCCATCCTAGGCTTGTATTGAGTAATGCTGGCTTTGGTTTCACATCTATGATGAAATGGCTATCTTTAGCTTATCACCCTAACATTGTCCCAATTTTAGGGTTTTCTGAGGGCCCTGGGGAACGAATCGTGGTAATGGAATTTGGAGGTATGTTGAGTCTTGATTTCTACTTACATCAAAATCGTGATCatgatgatggtggtggtggtggtggtgggacGTCCTTATTAGATTGGAATTGTAGGTTAAGAGTTGCTGCTGGTATAGCTAGAGGAATAGAATATTTACATGAAGTTATGGTACCACATATAGTGCATGGTTGCATTAAACCCTCGAATATATTAATAGATGTTAATTTTTGTGCTAGGGTTTGTGACTATGGTTTGTATACTTTTTTAACATGTTATGATAAAAGACAATTAGGGTTAATGGGATATGTTGATGATGAATATTGGATTGGTAATGAAAAAAAGGGTTTTTCTAAAGAAAGTGATGTGTATGGATTAGGTGTTGTTTTGTTGGAGTTGTTGAGTGGAAGGAAATGTGATCAAGAAAGTTTACTTGTGAAATGGGCATTGCCATTgattaaagaaatgaaatttgGTGAATTTTTGGACAATAGACTTATGTTGCCTAATGATATTAGGCCACTTGTTAGATTAGCTAAAGTTGCATTAGCTTGTGTTGgtaattcaagaaaaaataggCCTTCAATTGTACAAGTTGCTAatattttgaatagtttagaAGTTGGATTATTATAA
- the CTPT gene encoding triose phosphate/phosphate translocator, which produces MESRVLTGGATAIRGGLPLLRKPAAVMKFTTAATCGSNRDFPAGAVTAKPVGPLIAGPNLIWGRQLRPAILLEASPKRESIKPCSAAASSSAGSSDSSGEAKIGFFNKATLTTGFFFFMWYFLNVIFNILNKKIYNYFPYPYFVSVIHLAVGVVYCLVSWAVGLPKRAPIDSTQLKLLTPVAFCHALGHVTSNVSFAAVAVSFTHTIKALEPFFNAAASQFILGQQIPLALWLSLAPVVLGVSMASLTELSFNWLGFTSAMISNISFTYRSIYSKKAMTDMDSTNVYAYISIIALIFCLPPAIFIEGPKLLQYGFNDAIAKVGLTKFITDLFWVGMFYHLYNQVATNTLERVAPLTHAVGNVLKRVFVIGFSIVIFGNKISTQTGIGTCIAIAGVAIYSFIKAKMEEEKRQKKAA; this is translated from the exons ATGGAGTCTCGCGTGTTGACCGGTGGCGCCACCGCCATTCGCGGTGGTCTCCCACTTCTCCGGAAGCCGGCGGCAGTGATGAAGTTCACCACCGCCGCTACTTGCGGCAGTAACAGGGACTTCCCTGCTGGTGCTGTTACGGCAAAACCAGTCGGACCTCTGATTGCCGGCCCCAATTTGATTTGGGGACGACAATTACGTCCGGCTATCCTTCTCGAAGCTTCACCAAAGAGGGAATCCATTAAGCCGTGCTCCGCTGCAGCTTCTTCTTCCGCCGGAAGCAGCGATTCCTCCGG GGAGGCTAAAATCGGGTTTTTCAACAAAGCAACTCTGACTACCGGGTTTTTCTTCTTCATGTG gtaTTTTCTGAATGTGATATTCaatatcctcaacaagaagaTCTACAATTACTTTCCTTATCCTTA TTTTGTTTCTGTTATACATTTGGCTGTTGGAGTGGTATATTGTTTGGTGAGCTGGGCTGTAGGTCTCCCAAAAAGAGCT CCTATTGATTCAACACAACTGAAGCTGCTCACCCCTGTTGCCTTTTGTCATGCGCTTGGCCATGTTACCAGCAATGTCTCGTTTGCTGCAGTTGCTGTCTCATTCACTCACACAATTAAAG CTCTGGAACCTTTCTTCAATGCTGCTGCATCTCAGTTCATTCTTGGACAACAAATACCTTTAGCACTATGGCTGTCACTTGCTCCAGTTGTCCTTG GTGTGTCGATGGCTTCATTGACTGAGCTATCTTTCAATTGGTTGGGTTTCACTAGTGCTATGATTTCTAACATCTCCTTCACATACAGGAGTATATACTCGAAGAAAGCTATG ACTGATATGGATAGTACTAACGTGTATGCCTACATATCCATCATTGCTCTTATCTTTTGCCTCCCGCCTGCCATTTTT ATTGAGGGACCTAAATTGCTCCAATATGGATTCAACGATGCCATTGCTAAAGTTGGTCTAACAAAATTCATAACGGATCTCTTTTGGGTGGGAATGTTTTATCACCTCTACAATCAG GTAGCCACAAACACCCTTGAGAGGGTGGCACCTCTTACACACGCAGTTGGAAATGTGTTGAAACGTGTGTTCGTGATTGGATTCTCTATTGTTATCTTCG GTAATAAAATTTCAACACAAACCGGTATTGGAACCTGCATTGCAATTGCTGGAGTTGCAATCTACTCTTTCATTAAGGCCAAGatggaagaagagaaaagg CAAAAGAAAGCCGCCTGA
- the LOC101250056 gene encoding uncharacterized protein, with amino-acid sequence MRRLFGRGSAGESPQQSSPSPSPSPPQTSPPSSVNIAAGPARPIRFVYCDEKGKFQIDPEALAILQLVKEPVGIVSVCGRARQGKSFILNQLLGRSSGFQVAATHRPCTKGIWLWSSPLRRTALDGTEYNLLLLDTEGIDAYDQTGTYSTQIFSLAVLLSSMFVYNQMGGIDEAALDRLSLVTEMTRHIRVRASGGRASSSELGQFSPVFVWLLRDFYLDLVEDNRKITPRDYLELALRPVQGGGKDVAAKNEIRDSIRALFPDRECFPLVRPLSNENELQRLDQIPLENLRPEFKAGLDALTRFVFERTRPKQVGATIMTGPLFARITQSFLDALNNGAVPTITSSWQSVEEAECQRAYDSAAERYMSSFDRSKPPEEGALREAHEDASQKAMAEFNSTAVGAGSIRMKYEKRLQNFIKKAFEELKKDAFREAYLQCSNAIQDMEKELRLACHAPDANIDSVLKVLDRLVSKYEATCQGPEKWRKLIVFLQQSLEGPLFDLIKKQTDKLGSEKTSLALKCRAIEDKMNLLNKQLEASEKYKSEYLKRYEDAINDKKQLADDYTSRITNLQSKYSSLEERYSSLSKTFTSAKHESSEWKRKYEQLLLKQKANEDQSSAEVSVLKSRTAAAEARLAAAKEQAESAQEEAEEWKRKYDIAVKEVKNALEKAASVQERANKETQLREDALRDEFSSTLADKEEEIKDKAYKLEHAEQRLATLTLELRTADSKVRNYGLEVSALKVEIKELGERIENIKDTAQSFEREAKILEQEKVHLEQKYRSEFDRFEDVQDRCKSAEREAKRATELADKARAEAAAALKEKNEIQRLAMERLAQIEKADRAIEKLEREREDLTDEVGRYHRAEKDARSKVAMLEARVEEREKEIEMLLKSNNEQRASTVQVLESLLETERAARSEATNRAEALSLQLQATQGKLDLLQQQLTAVRLNETALDSKLRTASHGKRARIDEYEAGIESVHDMDTNDRPIRGNKRSKSTTSPLKYTSPEDGGSVFRGEDDGHSQQTNGEDYTKFTVQKLKQELTKHNFGAELLQLKNANKKDILALYEKCVLQKS; translated from the exons CTTCTTGGCAGGAGTAGCggttttcaagtggctgcaactCATCGGCCATGCACAAAAGGTATCTGGCTGTGGAGTTCACCTTTAAGGAGAACAGCTCTTGATGGAACAGAATACAACCTGTTACTGCTGGACACAGAAGGAATTGATGCTTATGATCAAACG GGTACATATAGCACACAGATATTCTCCCTGGCAGTCCTTCTTTCAAGTATGTTTGTATATAACCAG ATGGGAGGTATAGATGAAGCTGCGCTTGACCGCCTCTCTCTTGTCACTGAAATGACTAGACATATTCGTGTTAGAGCCTCTGGAGGAAGGGCCAGTTCTTCTGAGCTTGGGCAGTTCTCCCCAGTCTTCGTTTGGTTGCTTAGG GATTTTTATTTGGATTTGGTTGAGGACAACCGCAAAATAACTCCACGGGACTACCTTGAACTTGCATTGAGGCCAGTTCAAGGTGGTGGGAAAGATGTTGCTGCTAAAAACGAG ATTAGGGACTCCATTCGTGCTCTTTTCCCTGACAGAGAATGCTTCCCCCTTGTGCGGCCTCTGAGCAATGAAAATGAGCTTCAACGGCTAGATCAAATACCA TTGGAAAACCTCAGGCCAGAGTTCAAAGCAGGTCTTGATGCTTTGACAAGATTTGTTTTTGAGAGGACGAGACCCAAGCAAGTTGGAGCAACTATTATGACTGGACCGCTCTTTGCTCGCATAACTCAGTCCTTCCTGGATGCTCTTAACAATGGTGCAGTGCCCACCATTACCTCTTCATGGCAG AGTGTTGAGGAAGCTGAGTGTCAAAGGGCATACGATTCGGCTGCTGAGAGATACATGTCTTCATTTGATCGTTCCAAGCCTCCGGAGGAA GGTGCACTAAGAGAAGCACACGAGGATGCATCTCAAAAGGCCATGGCAGAATTTAATTCTACTGCTGTGGGGGCTGGATCCATCAGGATGAAATATGAGAAGCGTCtccaaaatttcataaaaaaagcATTTGAG GAGCTTAAAAAGGATGCCTTTAGGGAGGCTTATCTACAATGTTCAAATGCCATACAGGACATGGAAAAGGAACTGAGGTTGGCTTGCCATGCTCCTGATGCAAATATAGATAGTGTGCTTAAG GTTCTTGATCGTCTAGTGTCCAAGTATGAAGCAACTTGTCAGGGTCCtgagaaatggagaaaattgaTAGTCTTCTTACAGCAAAG CTTGGAAGGTCCACTTTTTGATCTCATCAAGAAGCAAACAGACAAACTTGGATCGGAGAAAACTAGTCTTGCATTAAAGTGCCGCGCCATTGAGGATAAGATGAATTTACTTAACAAACAACTGGAAGCTAGTGAGAAGTATAAATCCGAATATTTGAAGCGTTATGAAGATGCCATCAATGACAAGAAGCAGCTTGCAGATGATTACACGAGTCGTATCACAAATTTGCAGAGTAAATATAGTTCATTGGAAGAAAGATATTCAAGCTTATCAAAAACATTCACTTCAGCTAAACATGAGTCCTCAGaatggaaaagaaaatatgaacagCTTCTGTTGAAGCAGAAGGCTAATGAAGACCAATCAAGTGCAGAAGTATCTGTTCTGAAGTCCAGAACTGCTGCCGCTGAAGCAAGGCTGGCTGCTGCCAAAGAGCAAGCTGAATCGGCTCAAGAGGAGGCGGAGGAGTGGAAACGTAAATATGACATTGCCGTCAAGGAAGTTAAGAATGCTCTTGAGAAGGCAGCGTCTGTTCAAGAGCGAGCAAACAAGGAAACCCAGTTGAGAGAAGATGCTTTAAGGGATGAGTTTTCAAGCACCCTGGCGGATAAG GAAGAAGAAATTAAAGACAAGGCATATAAGCTTGAGCATGCTGAGCAGCGTTTAGCAACACTGACTTTGGAGTTGAGG ACTGCTGATTCAAAGGTGAGGAACTATGGTCTAGAAGTGTCAGCCTTGAAGGTTGAAATCAAGGAATTGGGTGAAAGGATAGAGAATATAAAGGATACTGCACAATCATTTGAAAGAGAAGCTAAGATTCTGGAACAGGAGAAGGTTCATCTGGAGCAGAAGTACCGGTCAGAGTTCGATCGATTTGAGGATGTTCAGGATAGATGTAAATCAGCTGAAAGAGAGGCAAAAAGGGCGACTGAGCTTGCTGATAAAGCAAGGGCTGAAGCAGCTGCGGCCCTGAAAGAGAAGAATGAAATTCAACGGTTAGCTATGGAAAGATTAGCTCAGATTGAGAAGGCTGACAGAGCTATTGAAAAGTTAGAGAGGGAAAGGGAAGACTTGACTGATGAAGTAGGGAGGTATCATCGCGCTGAGAAGGATGCAAGGTCAAAAGTTGCAATGCTGGAGGCCCGAGTAGAAGAAAGGGAAAAGGAAATTGAGATGCTACTGAAATCAAATAATGAACAAAGGGCCAGTACTGTGCAAGTCCTTGAAAGTCTGTTAGAGACTGAGCGTGCAGCGCGGTCTGAAGCAACCAATAGGGCGGAAGCACTCTCTCTTCAGTTGCAAGCTACACAAGGAAAGCTAGATCTTCTTCAACAACAGTTAACTGCAGTTCGGCTGAATGAAACTGCACTGGATAGCAAACTTAGAACTGCTTCCCATGGCAAACGTGCCAGGATAGATGAATACGAAGCTGGAATTGAATCTGTCCATGACATGGATACAAATGATAGACCAATCAGAGGAAATAAGAGGTCCAAGAGTACAACCAGTCCCTTAAAGTATACCTCCCCAGAAGATGGAGGTTCTGTATTCAGAGGAGAAGATGATGGTCATAGTCAACAAACGAATGGTGAAGATTATACAAAGTTTACTGTGCAGAAACTAAAGCAGGAACTTACAAAGCATAACTTTGGCGCTGAACTGCTCCAACTGAAGAACGCAAACAAGAAGGATATCTTAGCTTTGTATGAGAAATGCGTCCTCCAGAAATCATAG
- the LOC101254947 gene encoding protein DMP4, whose translation MLLDTQQKIQHKLEMEIKVVQQEKKSPLLEENLELPQVEKNIIQKAISQTFQSTSNLANLLPTGSVLAFQLLSPIFTNQGNCDKICKILTIALVTLCGLSCFILSFTDSFKDKKGKISYGFATIRGLWIIDGSIRIPNQIARRYKLKFIDFLHGFMSMLVFATIALFDQNVVKCFYPKPSDEIEELLVALPIGVGVICSIFFVVFPTKRHGIGFPLTSN comes from the coding sequence ATGCTTCTTGATACACAACAAAAAATCCAACACAAACTTGAAATGGAGATTAAAGTGGtacaacaagaaaaaaaatcaccCCTCTTAGAAGAAAACTTAGAATTACCacaagttgaaaaaaatatcatacaaaAAGCAATTAGCCAAACATTTCAAAGCACATCAAACTTAGCCAATCTTCTACCTACTGGTTCTGTTCTTGCTTTTCAACTTTTGTCACCAATATTTACAAATCAAGGCAATTGTGacaaaatttgtaaaattttaactatAGCACTTGTTACACTATGTGGACTATCATGTTTTATATTGAGTTTTACTGATAGTTTTAAAGacaagaaaggaaaaattagcTATGGATTCGCGACGATACGAGGTTTATGGATAATTGATGGATCAATAAGAATTCCAAATCAAATTGCAAGGAGATATAAGTTGAAATTTATTGATTTCTTGCATGGTTTTATGTCAATGTTGGTTTTTGCTACTATAGCTTTGTTTGATCAAAATGTGGTGAAATGTTTTTATCCAAAGCCTTCTGATGAAATAGAGGAGTTGCTTGTTGCTTTGCCAATTGGAGTTGGAGTTatttgtagtattttttttgttgtgtttcCAACAAAACGACATGGGATTGGTTTTCCTCTCACCTCTAATTAA